The nucleotide window GTACGGCCCAGCGCGTCACCCGGCGGGCGGCGCCGGCTCAGGCAGGGGCGGCAGTGGCAGCGGCAGCCCCGGCAGCCCGTCGATGCTCGTGGCGATGTCCGGCTTCTTCTCGAAGTACGCGCTGAGGCTGGCGTCGTCGTCGCGCCGGAAACGGTCGGCGTGCAGCGAGCGGTCCTCGTCGTACGACATGTACGGCACCGCGAACCCGCACGAGTCCCGGATCAGCTCCGCCGTCACCACGATGATCGCCCGCAGCCCGTGCGCCGAGGGGTCCACGGCCGGGAAGTGGCTCAACAGCCCGCCGAAGCGGGGATCGTCCCGGAACACCGGCTCTCCGCGCCCGTGCACCCGCACGATGTTCGGCGGCCCCTGGAACGCGCACCACATCAGCGTGACGCGGCCGTTCTCGCGGAGGTGGGCGATGGTCTCCGAGGTGCTCCCGGCGAAGTCCAGGTACGCCACGGTCCGTTCGTCGAGGACGGCGAACGATCCGCTCACGCCCTTGGGCGAGAGGTTGACCGTGCCCTCGGCGCCGAGCGGAGCCGTCGCGGTGAAGAAGAGGTGCTGAGCCTCGATGAAGGACCTGAGCCGTCCGTCGATGCGTTCGTATGTTTTTCCCATGCGAGAAGTATCGCGGTCGACTTCCGCGCGGGCGGGCGCATTTCATCCTGCGGGACGTCCCCCGCGCCGGACACGTTCCCGCAGCAGCCGCTGCGCCGCCACCTGCGCCGCGCGCGGCAGTTCCGGAGCCAGGCGCGTGCGCAGCCAGTGCTCGTCGAACCGGTCGGCGTCCGGGAGCAGTGCGAGCGTCGCGGCCCGGATCACGGCGGGCACGGGGTCGTCGAGGAGCGGACGCATCCTCTCGTACGACACCGCGTCGAGTGCGCGCAGGCCGGCGACCGACTGGACGCGTACGGCCGGGAGCGGATGCCCGGTCAGCACCCACAGGGTGTCGGCGTCCTCCCGCGCACCGCATTCGCCGAGTCCGGCGGCAGCGCCCGGACGCGCGGACGGATCGGAACACAGGGCCCGGTAGAGGGGGAGCGGATCGACGCCGGCCTGACGCAGGACATAGCGGGCGCAGGCCCTTACGACGGCGGAGCGGTCGGCGAGGTAGGACTCCGCTTCCCGGTGCCGCCCGGCCGCGCGCAGTGCGGTGACGCCCGCCGACCGCACACGGGGCGCGCGGGCCGTCAGCAGCCGGTCGAGAACGCCGGGCTCGGCCCCGTCCCGCAGACCCGCGAGGGCCGCCTCCGCGCAGAGGTCCTGGAGGGTGACATCTCCCTCGGTGGTGGCGATGGCGGCCAGCCTCATGGGCGACAGCAGCCGCCGGCCGACCGCGATCCGGTGGGCCAGCCGGCGCGTCGCGCGGTCCGGGTGAGCCAGCAGCGCCTCGACGTCGCCCGCCGGGCCCTCGCGCAGACCGCTCTCCAGCAGCGCGTGCGCGAAGCCGCCCTGCGCACGTCGGCTCAGCCGGAGGATCAGCTCGGCCAGCCGCACGAGCTCCGGGCCTGGCACCTCGGCGAGCAGGGTCCGGGCGCGCTCGCGCACCGGGCCCGCCCAGTCGGCGCACCGCAGCACCAGAAGCGGGCGCAGCCCGGGAGCGTCACCCGCCACCTCCAGTGCCGCTTCGCGGGCCCGTCCGTCGGGGTGGCACAGGAGCAGCGCGAGCGGGGGAGGTGAAAGGGGGACGCTCCTGGGATACGGGTCCTGCCCGGAGAGGAACGGCTCGTCGCGGCGTACCGGCGGCCTCGCCCGCAATTGCGTCCGGGACGCCCAGGGCAGCGTCCGCGCAGCCACGTCGAGTGCCACCCAGGCCTCGGCCGACGCGGGGTCCAGTGCCTTGTGCAGCGGCACGCCCCACGCCAGCCGTGTCGCTGCCCCGCCGTCGTAGTCGTACTCGTACTCGTAGTACACCGCGCGCCCCCCTCGTCAGGCGTCGATCGTAGAGGCCTCCGCGCCCGGGAGTCCCCGTCATTTCCGCACGCCGCGCTCCTTCCCCTGACCTGAACTGCAGCTTTGACAAACCATACGGAGGATTGCATAGTTATACCCATCAGTGATTGCATCGTAAGGAGAAACCCGTGACCGAGCGCGTCGTACTCGCCTACTCGGGCGGCCTGGACACCTCCGTCGCCATCGGCTGGATCGCCGAGGAGACGGGCGCCGAGGTCATCGCCGTCGCCGTGGACGTCGGCCAGGGCGGCGAGGACCTGGACGTCATCCGCAAGCGCGCGCTCGCCTGCGGCGCCGTCGAAGCCGAGGTCGCGGACGCCAAGGACGAGTTCGCCGACGAGTACTGCCTCCCGGCGATCAAGGCCAACGCCCTCTACATGGACCGCTACCCGCTGGTCTCGGCGCTCTCCCGGCCTACGATCGTCAAGCACCTCGTCGCCGCCGCCCGGAAGCACGGCGCCGGCATCGTCGCCCACGGCTGCACCGGCAAGGGCAACGACCAGGTCCGCTTCGAGGCCGGCATCTCCGCGCTCGGTCCCGACCTGAAGTGCATCGCCCCGGTGCGTGACTACGCGATGACCCGCGACAAGGCGATCGCCTTCTGCGAGGAGAAGAACCTCCCGATCGCGACCACCAAGAAGTCCCCGTACTCCATCGACCAGAACGTCTTCGGGCGCGCCGTCGAGACGGGGTTCCTGGAGGACATCTGGAACGGGCCGATCGAGGACATCTACGAGTACACGCAGAACCCGGCCACCCCGCGCGAGGCCGACGAGGTCGTCATCTCCTTCAAGGAGGGCGTCCCGGTGGCCATCGACGGCAGGCCCGTCACCGTGCTCCAGGCGATCCAGCAGCTCAACGAGCGCGCCGGAGCCCAGGGCGTCGGCCGGATCGACATGGTCGAGGACCGGCTCGTGGGCATCAAGTCCCGCGAGGTGTACGAGGCCCCCGGCGCGATCGCGCTGATCACCGCGCACCAGGAGCTGGAGAACGTCACCGTCGAGCGCGAGCTGGCCCGTTACAAGCGGCAGGTCGAGCAGCGCTGGGGCGAGATGGTCTACGACGGCCTGTGGTTCTCCCCCCTCAAGCGCGCCCTGGACGGCTTCATCAACGAGGCCAACCAGCACGTCACCGGAGACATCCGGATGACCCTGCACGGCGGTCGCGCGGTCGTCAGCGGCCGGCGGTCCGAGGAGTCGCTCTACGACTTCAACCTCGCCACCTACGACTCGGGCGACACGTTCGACCAGTCCAAGGCGCAGGGCTTCATCGAGATCTTCGGACTCTCCTCGAAGATCGCAGCCCGGCGCGATCTCCAGGCGTAGCCTGACGCCCGTCCGGCCCGATTCCCAGCCCTCCGGCGTCTCAGGAGCGGGGGTCCGGAGGCGGAACCCCCAGTTACGGGAAGGGGCGGGGCGGGGAACGCATCCCCGCCCCGCCCCTCCGCACAGCAAGGAGCAACCGTGAGCAGCAACACCAGCGACGTACGCCTCTGGGGCGCCCGCTTCGCCGACGGCCCGGCAGAGGCGCTGGCCAAGCTGTCCGCCTCCGTCCACTTCGACTGGCGGCTCGCGCCGTACGACATCGCCGGCTCCCGTGCTCACGCACGCGTCCTGAACAAGGCGGGCCTGCTCAGCGCCGACGAGCTGACGCGGATGCAGAGCGGCCTCGACCAGCTCGAAGCCGACGTGGCCGACGGCTCGTTCACCGGCACGATCGCCGACGAGGACGTCCACACCGCGCTGGAGCGCGGACTCCTGGAGCGCCTGGGCCCGGACCTCGGCGGCAAGCTGCGCGCCGGCCGCTCCCGCAACGACCAGGTCGCCACGCTCTTCCGCATGTACCTGCGCGACCACGCCCGGATCATCGGCGGCCTCGTCGCCGGGCTCCAGGACGCCCTGGTCGGTCTCGCGGAGGCCCACCCGCACGTGGCCATGCCCGGCCGCACGCACCTCCAGCACGCCCAGCCCGTCCTCTTCGCCCATCACGTCCTCGCCCATGTGCAGTCCCTGTCCCGGGACGCCGAGCGGCTGCGGCAGTGGGACGAGCGGACCGCCGTCTCGCCTTACGGTTCCGGTGCGCTGGCCGGCTCGTCCCTGGGCCTCGACCCGGAGGCGGTCGCGGCCGACCTCGGTTTCGAACGCGGCTCCGTCGCCAACTCGATCGACGGCACGGCCTCCCGCGACTTCGTGGCCGAGTTCGCCTTCATCACCGCGATGATCGGGATCAACCTCTCCCGGATCGCGGAGGAGATCATCATCTGGAACACGAAGGAGTTCTCCTTCGTCACCCTCCACGACGCCTTCTCCACCGGCTCCTCGATCATGCCGCAGAAGAAGAACCCGGACATCGCCGAGCTGGCGCGCGGCAAGTCCGGACGTCTCATCGGCAACCTGACGGGCCTGATGGCCACGCTGAAGGCCCTCCCGCTCGCGTACAACCGCGACCTCCAGGAGGACAAGGAGCCGGTCTTCGACTCCTGCGACCAGCTCGAAGTCCTGCTCCCCGCCTTCACCGGCATGATGGCGACGCTCACCGTCAACCGTGAGCGCATGGAGGAGCTGGCTCCGGCCGGCTTCTCGCTCGCCACCGACATCGCCGAGTGGCTGGTCAAGCAGGGCGTGCCGTTCCGTGTCGCGCACGAGGTCGCGGGGGAGTGCGTCAAGGAGTGCGAGCGTCACGGCATCGAGCTGGACCAGCTCACGGACGAGCAGTTCGCGAAGATCTCCGAGCACCTCACCCCGGAGGTCCGGACCGTGCTCGACGTGAAGGGCGCCCTCGCATCCCGTGACGGCCGCGGTGGTACGGCCCCGTCCGCCGTCGCGGTCCAGCTCGCCGAGGTGAAGGCCGACCTCGCGGGACAGCACGCCTGGGCGACCGGCCGTCAGCAGGTGTAGGAACGGCGTCGCGGGCTACGTTGGACGGGACGACGTACCGACCCGACCCACGAGGAGTCCGCGATGCCCTTCGCCAGGCTGGCCACCGCCACGACCCCGACCGCCCACATCGGTTTGGGCCTGGCCGCCGTAGCCAGACCGGGCTACATCAACCTCCACCGTGACCGGGACCTCCCCGGGGAGCGCAGTGTCGAGGCACTGCGGGCCCGCACCCACGAACTCCTCGACGCCGCCTACGCCCAGGGCGTCCGCTATTTCGACGCCGCCCGCTCGTACGGCCGCTCCGAGGAGTTCCTCGCCGACTGGCTGACGGCCCGCCCCGGGATCACCGACGTCGTCATCGGCAGCAAGTGGGGCTACACCTACACCGCCGGCTGGCGCGTGGACGCCGAGGAGCACGAGACCAAGGACCACGGCCTCGCCACGTACGAGCGCCAGCGCGCCGAGACCCGAGCACTTCTGGGGGACCGGCTCGACCTCTATCAGATCCACTCGGTGACCGCCGACAGCCCGGCCCTCACCGACAAGGAACTGCACGCGCGCCTCGCCGAGCACGCCGCGGAGGGCGTCACCGTCGGACTCTCCACCAGCGGGCCCGGCCAGGCCGACGCCATCCGCGCCGCGCTCGCCGTCACCGTCGACGGCGCACCTCTCTTCCGCACCGTCCAGGCCACCTACAACGCGCTGGAGACCTCCGCGGGGGCCGCGCTCGCCGAGGCCCACGACGCAGGGCTCACGGTGATCGTCAAGGAGGGCATGGCCAACGGCCGGCTCGCGGGCACCGACGCCCCCGCCGTCGTCCGGGAGATCGCCGCGGAGGAGGGTCTCGACAGCGACGCCGTCGCCCTCGCGCTGATCCTGCACCAGCCGTGGGCCGGTGTGGTCCTCTCCGGCGCGGCGACGGTCGCCCAGCTCGCCGGGAACCTCCACGCAGCCGTCCTCGACCTCGACGAGGAGCGGCGGGCCCGGCTCGAGGCACTGGTCGAGGAGCCCGAGGCCTACTGGCGCCACCGCGCCTCGCTGCCCTGGAGCTGAGCGCGCGGTCGGCGAGCCCGTCAGTCCTGCCCGCCAGGTCCGTCGGACGAGCCCCACGGCGGAGGCCGTGACCCGCCGCGATGGGCCGCGGGCTCAGTCCCCGGCCCACGCGGCGAGCGCGTCGAAGTCGGCCTCTTCCAGACCGGTCCAGGGGTCGATCCGCCGCAGCATCCACCGGCTCGGGTGGTGGGCCGCCACCCACGTCCGGTCCCGCTCGGTGATCTCGTCGTCGATCCAGGCGAACGGCCGCCCGGCCGCGTAGTCCACGACATGACGCGTCTTCCAGTACACGCCGTCGGGTGCGCTGCCCAGGAGAGTGGGCCATTCGATGTACGGCAGCGGGGGCAGCCCGAGCGGCGGGGCGATCCACTCGTTGGCCTCGGCCATCCACGTCGAGGCCCAGGCCAGCTCGTACCGTTCGGCGAGGGCCAGCAGCGCGCCGCCGTGCCCGGGACTGAGCAGGACCGGCAGCGCGGGGCCCTCGGTCCACCCGGACGGCCGCATGAGGTGCATGTGATACCCGTCCGGCGTACCGGGCCGGGACAGCGCCAGATACGGGTTGAGCGGACCGTCGATGTCGATCAGCAACAGCGGCTTCATCGGCCCATGGTGCCCGCAGCCGTCGGCTGCGGCGATCGGCCGACCACGTTGAGACGTTGTTGTCTCATGTGGGGTATAGTTGTCTCATGACTCTGGACCGTGAGCAGGTGCTGCGCAGCGCTGCCGCACTGCTGACCCGCAAATCCACCGCCACCATGGACGAGGTCGCCAAGGCCGCCGGCATCGGCCGCGCCACGCTGCACCGGCACTTCGCCGGGCGGGACGCCCTGGTCAAAGCGCTGGAGAACCTGGGCATCCAGGAGTTCGAGGCGGCCCTGGACGCCGCCGCGCTGGACGAGGGCGCCTCCGAGGACGGCCTGCGCCGCTTCATGGCCGCCGTCGAACCCAGCGCCGGGCTGCTCTCCTTCCTCGTCACCGAGAACCAGCTCTTCGAGGGCGACGAGATGAACGAGGGCTGGAACCGGCTCGACGCCCGGGTCGCCGCCTTCTTCCGGCGCGGCCAGGAGCGCGGCGAGTTCCGCATCGACCTCACGCCCGCCTGGCTGACCGAGGCCCTCTACGGGCTCATCGGCACCGGCGCCTGGGCCGTACAGGTCGGCAGGGTCGCTCCCAAGGACTTCCAATACATGATCATCGAGTTGTTGATCGGCGGAGCACGCCGGAGCGTGGAGCAATGACCAGCATCGCCCAGACACCGCACGCCACGGACATCGTCCGTCGGCCGGGGCGCTGGATCGCCCTGGCGGTCCTCGTCCTCGCCGTGCTGCTGGTGGCCGTCGACGCCACCGTCCTCGGACTGGCGACCCCGTTCCTCAGCGAGGACCTCGCACCGACCGGCACCCAGCTGCTCTGGATCGGCGACGTCTACTCCTTCGTCATCGCCGGACTGCTCGTCTCCATGGGCAGCCTCGGCGACCGCATCGGCCGCAAGAAGCTCCTTCTGACGGGCGCCGTCGCCTTCGGCGCGGTCTCGGTGCTCAACGCGTACGCCACCAGCCCCGAGATGATGATCGTGGCCCGGGCGCTGCTCGGTGTCGCGGGCGCCACCCTGATGCCGTCCACGCTCGCCCTGATCCGCAACCTCTTCCACGACCCGCGCGAGCGCAGCCTCGCCATCGGCGTCTGGGGTGCGATGGCCTCCGCGGGCGCGGCCGTCGGCCCCGTCATGGGCGGCTTCCTGCTCGAACACTTCTGGTGGGGCTCGGTCTTCCTGATCAACCTGCCGGTGATGGCCGTGCTCGTCGTCGTCGGCATCAAGCTGATCCCCGAATCCAAGAACCCGGCACCGGGCCCCTGGGACCTCGTCAGCGTCGGGCTCTCGCTCATCGGCATGATCGGCATCGTGTACGCCATCAAGGAGCTGGCCGCCCACGGCGGGAGCTGGGAGGTGGCGGCCTCGGCCGTCATCGGGGCGGGGGCGCTCGCCTGGTTCGTCCGCAGGCAGCTGAAGCTCCCGGCACCGCTGCTGGACATGCGGCTCTTCCACCACCGGGGCTTCTCGGGCGCGGTACTGGCCGACCTGCTGACCATTCTCGGCCTGGCCGGGCTGGTCTTCTTCCTCTCCCAGTTCCTGCAACTCGTCCAGGGCCGGGGCCCGCTGGAGGCCGGGCTCGCCGAACTGCCCGCCGCCATCGGCGCGGTGGTCGCGGGGCTCATGGCCGGTGTGGTGGCCCGCCGCTATTCCGTACGGTCCGTGGTGACCGGCGGACTCGCCGCCGTCGGGCTGGCACTCGCATCGGTGACCCTGCTGAGCAAGGACACCGGCTACCCGATGCTCGGCGCGATGCTGCTGGTCGTGGGAGTCGGCGCCGGATTCGCCTTCACCGTCACCGCCGACGTCATCCTCTCCAGCGTTCCCAAGGAGCAGGCGGGCTCCGCGTCCGCGGTCTCCGAGACGGCGTACGAACTCGGCGCCGCCCTCGGTATCGCCCTGCTCGGCTCCATCGTCACAGGGGTCTACCAGGGCTTCGAAACCCCGGCGGGCGTCGAGCCGGGGACGGCCGCCGCCGCCCACGAATCGCTGGGCGGCGCCGTCGAAGCGGCCTCCGGCCTTCCCGCCGCACAGGCGGGGCCCCTGGTGGCGGCTGCGCAGGAGGCGTTCGTCGAGGGGCTGCGGCTCGCCGCGGGCATCGGCGCCGCCGTCCTGCTGGCGACGGCCGCGGCCGCCTGGTTCCTGCTGCGGGGCCAGAAGCTGGAGGACGGCATCGAGCACCCGTAGGGCGCCGGCGGCCAGGACGCGGCGCCGCGCGCACGTGGAAGGGCCCGTACCCCCGGAGGCTGGGGGTACGGGCCCTTCCCGTACGTACGAGGCGGAGCGGGTCAGTTCACGCGGCCTTGGCCTTCGTGGCGTACATGTCGACGTACTCCTGGCCGGACAGTCGCATCACCTCGGCCATCACCGAGTCCGTCACCGCACGCAGCACATAGCGGTCGCGGTCCATGCCCTCGTAGCGCGAGAACTCCATCGGCTCGCCGAAGCGCACGGTGACCTTGCCCGGCCGGGGCAGCCCGGCGCCGCCCGGCTGCAGCTTGTCGGTGCCGATCATCGCGAACGGGACGACGGGAGCACCCGTCATCAGCGTCAGTCGCGCGATGCCCGTACGGCCCCGGTAGAGACGGCCGTCGGGGGAGCGGGTGCCCTCCGGGTAGATCGCGAAGGCGTGGCCCTCGTCCAGCACCCGGCGGCCCGTCATCAGCGCCGCGACACCGCCGCGACCGCCGTCCCGGTCCACCGGGATCATGCCGCAGCCGGTGAAGAACCAGGCCATCAGCTTGCCCTTGAGGCCCTTGCCCGTGACGTACTCGTCCTTGCCGATGTAGAACACCGGCCGGCCGCAGCAGATCGGCATGATCATCGAGTCGATGAACGTGAGGTGGTTGCCCGCGAGGATCACCGGACCGGTCCCGGGGATGTTCTTGGCGCCTTCCACCTGTGGCCGGAACATCAGGCGCAGGATCGGTCCGAGCACTGCCTTGATGACCGTGAGACGGGACAACGGTTCCTCCGGTGTCGTGGCCGGGCGGCCGGGGCGGGGGCGAATGAAGGTCCGTGCAGGTGAGGACGATACTCGCGGGTACTCGCTGATCGCACATCGGGTTCATGAAACGGATACGCAGTGTTGACGTGTGTTTCCGCCACGTTCGTCCAGAGGCTGCCCCTCGGATGGCGTAGCTGCCTACGATCGGGGCTCGCTCGACCAGGTGCCGGACATCACAGCAAGGAGCATTCATGACAGAGCGTGCGCACACGAGCCCCGGCAGGCGGACTCTTCTGGGGGCCGCGGTGCTCGGCACGGCAGCCCTCGGCCTGACCGGGACGGCCGCCGCCACCGAGCGGGGCGGCAACGGGCAGGGCACGGGCCGCGGCGGCTACCGCGAGCTGCCCGTACCCACCGTCATCGGCCACCGCGGGGCCAGCGGCTACCGGCCCGAGCACACCCTCGGCGCCTACCAGCTGGCTCTGGACATGGGCGCGCACATCATCGAGCAGGACCTCGTGCCGACGAAGGACGGCCACCTCGTCTGCCGCCACGAGAACGACATCACGGGCACCACGGACGTCGCCGAGCACCCCGAGTTCGCGAGCCGCAAGGCGACCAAGAGGATCGACGGCACCTCCCTCACCGG belongs to Streptomyces finlayi and includes:
- a CDS encoding pyridoxamine 5'-phosphate oxidase family protein; the encoded protein is MGKTYERIDGRLRSFIEAQHLFFTATAPLGAEGTVNLSPKGVSGSFAVLDERTVAYLDFAGSTSETIAHLRENGRVTLMWCAFQGPPNIVRVHGRGEPVFRDDPRFGGLLSHFPAVDPSAHGLRAIIVVTAELIRDSCGFAVPYMSYDEDRSLHADRFRRDDDASLSAYFEKKPDIATSIDGLPGLPLPLPPLPEPAPPAG
- a CDS encoding argininosuccinate synthase, whose translation is MTERVVLAYSGGLDTSVAIGWIAEETGAEVIAVAVDVGQGGEDLDVIRKRALACGAVEAEVADAKDEFADEYCLPAIKANALYMDRYPLVSALSRPTIVKHLVAAARKHGAGIVAHGCTGKGNDQVRFEAGISALGPDLKCIAPVRDYAMTRDKAIAFCEEKNLPIATTKKSPYSIDQNVFGRAVETGFLEDIWNGPIEDIYEYTQNPATPREADEVVISFKEGVPVAIDGRPVTVLQAIQQLNERAGAQGVGRIDMVEDRLVGIKSREVYEAPGAIALITAHQELENVTVERELARYKRQVEQRWGEMVYDGLWFSPLKRALDGFINEANQHVTGDIRMTLHGGRAVVSGRRSEESLYDFNLATYDSGDTFDQSKAQGFIEIFGLSSKIAARRDLQA
- the argH gene encoding argininosuccinate lyase, with amino-acid sequence MSSNTSDVRLWGARFADGPAEALAKLSASVHFDWRLAPYDIAGSRAHARVLNKAGLLSADELTRMQSGLDQLEADVADGSFTGTIADEDVHTALERGLLERLGPDLGGKLRAGRSRNDQVATLFRMYLRDHARIIGGLVAGLQDALVGLAEAHPHVAMPGRTHLQHAQPVLFAHHVLAHVQSLSRDAERLRQWDERTAVSPYGSGALAGSSLGLDPEAVAADLGFERGSVANSIDGTASRDFVAEFAFITAMIGINLSRIAEEIIIWNTKEFSFVTLHDAFSTGSSIMPQKKNPDIAELARGKSGRLIGNLTGLMATLKALPLAYNRDLQEDKEPVFDSCDQLEVLLPAFTGMMATLTVNRERMEELAPAGFSLATDIAEWLVKQGVPFRVAHEVAGECVKECERHGIELDQLTDEQFAKISEHLTPEVRTVLDVKGALASRDGRGGTAPSAVAVQLAEVKADLAGQHAWATGRQQV
- a CDS encoding aldo/keto reductase, with translation MPFARLATATTPTAHIGLGLAAVARPGYINLHRDRDLPGERSVEALRARTHELLDAAYAQGVRYFDAARSYGRSEEFLADWLTARPGITDVVIGSKWGYTYTAGWRVDAEEHETKDHGLATYERQRAETRALLGDRLDLYQIHSVTADSPALTDKELHARLAEHAAEGVTVGLSTSGPGQADAIRAALAVTVDGAPLFRTVQATYNALETSAGAALAEAHDAGLTVIVKEGMANGRLAGTDAPAVVREIAAEEGLDSDAVALALILHQPWAGVVLSGAATVAQLAGNLHAAVLDLDEERRARLEALVEEPEAYWRHRASLPWS
- a CDS encoding TetR/AcrR family transcriptional regulator, with the protein product MTLDREQVLRSAAALLTRKSTATMDEVAKAAGIGRATLHRHFAGRDALVKALENLGIQEFEAALDAAALDEGASEDGLRRFMAAVEPSAGLLSFLVTENQLFEGDEMNEGWNRLDARVAAFFRRGQERGEFRIDLTPAWLTEALYGLIGTGAWAVQVGRVAPKDFQYMIIELLIGGARRSVEQ
- a CDS encoding MFS transporter, producing MTSIAQTPHATDIVRRPGRWIALAVLVLAVLLVAVDATVLGLATPFLSEDLAPTGTQLLWIGDVYSFVIAGLLVSMGSLGDRIGRKKLLLTGAVAFGAVSVLNAYATSPEMMIVARALLGVAGATLMPSTLALIRNLFHDPRERSLAIGVWGAMASAGAAVGPVMGGFLLEHFWWGSVFLINLPVMAVLVVVGIKLIPESKNPAPGPWDLVSVGLSLIGMIGIVYAIKELAAHGGSWEVAASAVIGAGALAWFVRRQLKLPAPLLDMRLFHHRGFSGAVLADLLTILGLAGLVFFLSQFLQLVQGRGPLEAGLAELPAAIGAVVAGLMAGVVARRYSVRSVVTGGLAAVGLALASVTLLSKDTGYPMLGAMLLVVGVGAGFAFTVTADVILSSVPKEQAGSASAVSETAYELGAALGIALLGSIVTGVYQGFETPAGVEPGTAAAAHESLGGAVEAASGLPAAQAGPLVAAAQEAFVEGLRLAAGIGAAVLLATAAAAWFLLRGQKLEDGIEHP
- a CDS encoding lysophospholipid acyltransferase family protein, whose translation is MSRLTVIKAVLGPILRLMFRPQVEGAKNIPGTGPVILAGNHLTFIDSMIMPICCGRPVFYIGKDEYVTGKGLKGKLMAWFFTGCGMIPVDRDGGRGGVAALMTGRRVLDEGHAFAIYPEGTRSPDGRLYRGRTGIARLTLMTGAPVVPFAMIGTDKLQPGGAGLPRPGKVTVRFGEPMEFSRYEGMDRDRYVLRAVTDSVMAEVMRLSGQEYVDMYATKAKAA